The following nucleotide sequence is from Mytilus edulis chromosome 13, xbMytEdul2.2, whole genome shotgun sequence.
CAAATGTTTGACGCCAGAATCGagttaattttgattcaattCTAAAATATACATGGTGTTTTATCTAAAGCATCCGAACTGGCAAAAGTTCTTCCACAAGTCATAAAATAGCAAATCCCTTCAACATTCTAGTTACGTTTATGAAAGAGGCACCTAAAGGGTAATACAATGACAAACAAAACAGAATGTTACATGCGAGTGGACATCGTGTAACAGCCATTTGAGATAGTATATACAGTTCGCACAGTTGATTTACTCTTTTTCCTTCGTTGGAATTTACAAGCTCCTGTAAGAGCTGCTAGAAGtgtatttcttaaattttcactCATAATTAAATACACCAAAAAGTTCAACGAGAATCCTATCTGTCTACTTAATAAACAATACGAGTCACATAGCATCTCTATAAACTTAACGTATGGAAACAATCTGGAGTCGTTAATcgttattaagatattcaacagcTCTGAGAGTATGAACACAATTGAGATCATAACAACTATGCGTGCCGATCTATGAGCCTTTTCAATGGCAGCTATGTTTCTAGTTCTTTGAACGTTCGTTGTACTTTTCCAAAGTTTACAACAGAGATACACTGTAGAAAACATAATAATGAATACTGCACTAAGCAGGAAAATATTCATCCCTGTATTTAACACATCAATATCATCTGCATCCAAATAATCATCGTAACAGCAAACATCATTTTCTCCGTTATAGAACGACTTGGTGTCAATAAAGGATATCCAGACGAAAACACTTATTAGAAGAAACGAAAATAAACATATGATTAAAACATTAGACTTCTTTTTCTGTAATCTCTGCAAACTCCATAGAGGATGTCGTAAAGCAATAACTTTTTGAATGCTTAACACAACCGTTATAGTAACAGATATTAGGTGAAATGCTAAGGAAATATTTGTTACACACATCCAAACTATACAGCCCGGGTAATGTTCTAACCATGCCGATCCATCAAACAGATCTCCTGTACTTTCCAGATCTTTGGAGTAAAACACAAAGCCAACAAATGTGGGTAAAGCTGATAGGATGGATGTAACGCTATCTGAAGCAGCTAACAATGACAACAAGACGGTTGACGGTGTCCTGTTCCTAGGACGAGTAAAAACAACCATCACAAATATATTAACCACTGAAGTCTCTATAGCTAAACATACATAGGTTAAATGTATCCATGCAGCTGGAATATATATTTCACTTTGATTACATGTATGCTCCTGTTTGAACATGCTTTCATTTCCATAATTAACGTTGGGTCTGTTCGATGTCATGGTGTTCATATTAatctaaataagaaaaaaataaaagaccaaCAATCCAAGGAAAATCTAAAACGAAAATCAgtcggcaaaatcaaaagcttaaacactgtcatcaaacgaatagataataactgtcatactcctgacataaaacatacattttcttgtgtagaaaaatggtggattaaaccttgttttatagccagcttaacctctcacttgtatgacagtcggtTGTCTatattcgattgatgtgttttatcatttgattttgacatttgattagggactttccgatgggacattttcctcagagttcagcattttagtgattttacttttttttaaaaagtccaTAGTATTGACATCAAtaagtttttttgtatatttgccAAATGTTTCCTAGTGTTcctttctatatttgaaaaatgaaattgtatacaaatattttatatagctACTATTATGACCTActactctaatttggcattaatatttgaaggatcatatcataaagagcatgtgtactaagtttcaagttgattggacttcaattacattaaaaactacctttagtttaattggcaatcataccacatccttaaTTATTGACACAGTGACAgtattgtttcattggcaatcataccacatccttaaTTATTGACACAGTGACAgtattgtttcattggcaatcataccacatctttaatTATTGACACAGTGACAgtattgtttcattggcaatcataccacatccttaaTTATTGACACAGTGACAatattgtttcattggcaatcataccacatccttaaTTATTGACACAGTGAcagtattgttttgatttttactgTAATATTCAGATCTAAAATTGCATATTAAAATTCAATGTGATATGCAAAACGTGTATAAAAGTAGGTAGTAAAGTAAGTAAAGTAGGTAcatttatttagagtcggcacaTACAtacaattaacaataaatataagcTTAAGAAAACTTGTATAAACCGACTAtcacataaa
It contains:
- the LOC139500509 gene encoding thyrotropin-releasing hormone receptor-like, whose protein sequence is MTSNRPNVNYGNESMFKQEHTCNQSEIYIPAAWIHLTYVCLAIETSVVNIFVMVVFTRPRNRTPSTVLLSLLAASDSVTSILSALPTFVGFVFYSKDLESTGDLFDGSAWLEHYPGCIVWMCVTNISLAFHLISVTITVVLSIQKVIALRHPLWSLQRLQKKKSNVLIICLFSFLLISVFVWISFIDTKSFYNGENDVCCYDDYLDADDIDVLNTGMNIFLLSAVFIIMFSTVYLCCKLWKSTTNVQRTRNIAAIEKAHRSARIVVMISIVFILSELLNILITINDSRLFPYVKFIEMLCDSYCLLSRQIGFSLNFLVYLIMSENLRNTLLAALTGACKFQRRKKSKSTVRTVYTISNGCYTMSTRM